In Drosophila willistoni isolate 14030-0811.24 unplaced genomic scaffold, UCI_dwil_1.1 Seg629, whole genome shotgun sequence, the following are encoded in one genomic region:
- the LOC124461759 gene encoding uncharacterized protein LOC124461759, producing MGNRSSTALGRMRSQAQHRRNSMNQGFRCHYGRNCIPRSDSESVLVHGSRRNREGNRGRHCFVYRSSMPEQDDFPCCCPKSPRFENQITFSCPYSGPVSCSPPVSCLHPVVGPTDCCCPLQSSGKPMMRCCCVLTKDRKFVALMVLPPRNLCQSVLGLLSIPRMLAARDNVIPFFAILLYIQSSILICLAMAEMQCVGKETGSAEMFLYEHV from the exons ATGG gaaaTCGTTCTAGTACGGCCTTGGGGAGAATGCGTTCTCAGGCTCAGCATCGTCGTAACTCTATGAACCAAGGATTCCGCTGCCATTATGGTCGAAATTGTATCCCGCGATCAGATAGCGAAAGTGTACTGGTTCATGGCAGTCGCCGGAATAGAGAAGGCAATCGGGGGCGACACTGTTTTGTATACAGATCATCTATGCCAGAACAAGACGATTTCCCCTGTTGCTGTCCAAAGTCACCACGATTCGAAAATCAAATAACTTTTTCTTGCCCATATTCCGGACCCGTATCATGTTCGCCACCAGTTTCTTGCCTACATCCCGTAGTCGGACCAACAGATTGTTGTTGTCCTTTACAATCTTCGGGAAAACCCATGATGAGGTGCTGTTGTGTATTAACAAAAGACCGAAAGTTTGTTGCTTTAATGGTCCTACCTCCGCGAAACCTTTGCCAATCAGTCCTCGGCCTATTGTCGATACCACGAATGCTGGCTGCGAGGGACAATGTAATCCCTTTTTTCGCAATTCTACTTTATATCCAGTCGTCCATTTTGATTTGCCTAGCGATGGCAGAGATGCAATGCGTCGGGAAGGAAACAGGCAGCGCCGAAATGTTTCTATACGAACATGTGTAG